The proteins below are encoded in one region of Colletotrichum lupini chromosome 5, complete sequence:
- a CDS encoding aldehyde dehydrogenase: MAPQEQKQEADRHTFYAGKPQPDTESPGTFQSIDPATAKPVCTIHTSSAASINAAVDAAKKAFPSWSATPPIERSRILLRAVALLRERNDELAKIETLDTGKAFSETQYVDVVTGADVLEYYANLVASGGLNGESFRLRPSAWSYTTKEPLGVCAGIGAWNYPIQIALWKSAPCLAAGNCMIYKPSEFTPLHAEYLASVYRDAGVPDGVFNVVYGAGDVGAQLTTHPDIAKVSFTGQVSTGKKVAGAAAGGMKYVTMELGGKSPVIVLPDCDIEQAVDGAMLANFYSSGQVCTNGTRVFVPKAIKAEFEKLVLEKIQYVRAGDLFDPATNFGPLNSKTHLEKVQAYVRKGVMEDKATLLCGGATQPKGLPSAYKSGFWIQPTVFTDCTDDMTIVKEEIFGPVMSILTYDTVDEAVQRANTTDVGLAAGVFGRDVDQCHSVIQKLEAGITWINTWGESPAEMAVGGWKSSGVGVENGRKGLEAWVRNKSTLVEMGGSVPTVFSKL, translated from the coding sequence ATGGCGCCACAAGAGCAAAAGCAGGAGGCGGATCGTCACACCTTCTATGCGGGGAAGCCCCAGCCGGACACGGAATCCCCAGGCACCTTCCAATCCATCGATCCCGCGACGGCGAAGCCCGTCTGCACCATCCACACCTCCTCCGCCGCGTCCATCAACGCCGCCGTCGACGCCGCGAAGAAGGCCTTCCCCTCCTGGTCCGCCACCCCGCCCATTGAGCGCTCCCGCATCCTCCTCCGCGCCGTCGCCCTCCTCCGCGAGCGCAACGACGAGCTGGCCAAGATCGAGACCCTCGACACGGGCAAGGCCTTCTCCGAGACCCAGTACGTCGACGTCGTCACCGGCGCCGACGTCCTCGAGTACTACGCCAACCTCGTCGCCTCGGGCGGCCTCAACGGCGAGTCCTTCCGCCTCAGGCCCTCTGCGTGGTCCTACACCACCAAGGAACCCCTCGGTGTCTGCGCCGGCATCGGCGCCTGGAACTACCCCATCCAGATCGCCCTGTGGAAGTCGGCCCCGTGCCTGGCTGCCGGTAACTGCATGATTTACAAGCCGAGCGAGTTCACCCCCTTGCACGCAGAGTACCTCGCCTCCGTCTACCGCGACGCCGGCGTGCCGGACGGCGTCTTCAACGTCGTCTACGGCGCGGGCGACGTCGGCGCCCAGCTCACGACGCACCCGGATATCGCAAAGGTCAGCTTCACGGGCCAGGTCAGCACGGGCAAGAAGGTCGCCGGCGCGGCGGCGGGCGGTATGAAGTACGTTACCATGGAGCTCGGCGGCAAGAGCCCCGTCATCGTCCTGCCGGACTGTGACATTGAGCAGGCCGTCGACGGCGCCATGCTCGCGAACTTCTACAGCTCGGGCCAGGTCTGCACCAACGGCACGCGCGTCTTCGTCCCCAAGGCCATCAAGGCCGAGTTTGAGAAGCTCGTGCTCGAGAAGATCCAGTACGTCCGCGCGGGCGACCTGTTCGACCCGGCCACCAACTTTGGCCCGCTCAACAGCAAGACGCACCTCGAAAAGGTGCAGGCGTACGTCCGCAAGGGCGTCATGGAGGATAAGGCGACGCTCCTGTGCGGCGGCGCGACGCAGCCCAAGGGTCTGCCGTCGGCCTACAAGTCTGGGTTCTGGATCCAGCCGACCGTGTTCACGGATTGCACTGACGACATGACGATTGTCAAGGAGGAGATTTTCGGTCCCGTAATGAGCATTCTCACGTATGACACCGTCGACGAGGCTGTGCAGCGGGCCAACACGACCGACGTCGGTCTCGCGGCGGGCGTGTTTGGTCGGGACGTCGACCAGTGCCACAGTGTTATTCAGAAGCTCGAGGCTGGTATTACCTGGATCAATACGTGGGGCGAGTCGCCTGCGGAGATGGCGGTCGGCGGGTGGAAGTCGAGCGGTGTTGGTGTGGAAAATGGACGGAAGGGTCTCGAGGCGTGGGTGAGGAACAAGAGCACACTTGTTGAGATGGGCGGTAGCGTGCCGACTGTCTTCTCCAAGTTGTAA
- a CDS encoding GMC oxidoreductase, producing the protein MSTTQLPVSDVDRYDYVIVGGGTAGCVIASRLAESLPQKRILLIEAGPSDFMDDRVLDLRKWLNLLGGELDYDYGTTEQPMGNSHIRHSRAKVLGGCSSHNTLISFRPFEYDLKIWQSMGAKGWTFHDFMRLMDKLRNTVQPVHARHQNELCLDWVNSCSSALNIPVLHNFNKHIAQDGALQQGVGFFSISYNPDDGRRSSASVAYIHPFLRGDEKRPNLTVLTNAWVSKLNIKGDTVTGVNLTLQDGSKRTITSKKETILAAGAVDTPRLMMLSGVGPKQQLSDLGIPVIHDLPGVGENLQDHPESIIMWELKKPVPPNKTTMDSDAGIFLRREAPNAGAKKTFFNPDGIPDGNIADVMMHCYQIPFTLNTGRLGYDEPKEGYAFCMTPNIPRPRSRGRLYLTSADPNVKPALDFRYFTDEEGYDAATLVYGMRAARKVAEQAPFKDWIAREVAPGPKVQTDEELSLYARRAAHTVYHPVGTTKMGDVRKDPLAVVDERLNIKGLKRVRICDAGIFPTIPTINPMLTVLGCAEKCAEMIIEEAQETARL; encoded by the exons ATGTCCACCACTCAGCTCCCCGTCTCCGACGTCGACCGCTACGACTATGTCATCGTTGGTGGTGGTACCGCCGGCTGCGTTATCGCCTCTCGCCTGGCCGAGTCCCTCCCCCAGAAGCGCATCCTCTTGATTGAGGCTGGCCCCAGCGACTTCATGGACGACCGCGTGCTCGACCTGCGCAAGTGGCTCAACCTTCTCGGCGGTGAGCTCGACTACGACTACGGCACCACTGAGCAGCCCATGG GCAACTCTCACATCCGCCACTCTCGCGCCAAGGTGCTCGGTGGTTGCTCATCACACAACACCCTCATCTCCTTCAGACCCTTTGAGTACGACCTGAAGATCTGGCAGTCTATGGGTGCCAAGGGATGGACTTTCCACGACTTCATGCGTCTCATGGACAAGCTGCGCAACACCGTCCAGCCCGTCCACGCCCGCCACCAGAACGAGCTTTGCCTTGACTGGGTCAACTCCTGCTCCTCCGCCCTTAACATCCCCGTCCTCCACAACTTCAACAAGCACATTGCTCAGGACGGCGCCCTGCAGCAGGGTGTTGGTTTCTTCTCCATCTCCTACAACCCCGATGATGGCCGCCGGTCTAGCGCCTCGGTCGCCTACATTCACCCTTTCCTCCGCGGCGACGAGAAGCGTCCCAACCTCACAGTTCTTACCAACGCCTGGGTTTCCAAGCTCAACATTAAGGGCGACACCGTCACCGGTGTCAACCTGACCCTCCAGGATGGCTCCAAGCGCACCATAACCTCCAAGAAGGAGACCATCCTCGCCGCCGGCGCCGTCGATACCCCTCGTCTGATGATGCTGTCCGGTGTTGGTCCTAAGCAGCAGCTCAGCGACCTCGGCATTCCCGTCATCCACGACCTGCCTGGTGTCGGTGAGAACCTTCAGGACCACCCCGAGTCCATCATCATGTGGGAGCTTAAGAAGCCCGTTCCCCCAAACAAGACCACCATGGACTCCGATGCTGGTATCTTCCTCCGTCGCGAGGCCCCCAACGCCGGCGCCAAGAAGACCTTCTTCAACCCCGACGGCATCCCCGACGGCAACATTGCCGACGTCATGATGCACTGCTACCAGATCCCCTTCACCCTCAACACGGGACGCCTTGGCTACGATGAGCCCAAGGAGGGCTACGCCTTCTGCATGACCCCCAATATTCCCCGTCCCCGCTCCCGCGGTCGCCTCTACCTGACCTCGGCCGACCCCAACGTCAAGCCTGCTCTTGACTTCCGCTACTTCACCGACGAGGAGGGCTACGACGCCGCTACCCTCGTCTACGGCATGCGCGCTGCCCGCAAGGTCGCTGAGCAGGCTCCCTTCAAGGACTGGATCGCCCGTGAGGTCGCTCCCGGCCCCAAGGTCCAGACCGATGAGGAGCTCAGCTTGTACGCCCGCCGTGCTGCCCACACGGTCTACCACCCTGTCGGAACCACAAAGATGGGTGACGTCCGCAAGGACCCGCTCGCCGTTGTCGACGAGCGCCTCAACATCAAGGGCCTCAAGCGGGTCCGTATCTGCGACGCTGGCATCTTCCCCACCATCCCCACCATCAACCCCATGTTGACTGTCCTTGGTTGCGCCGAGAAGTGTGCCGAGATGATCATCGAGGAGGCCCAGGAGACTGCTCGTCTGTAA
- a CDS encoding pectinesterase translates to MLASSLLLLSSLVAGAFGAARTSPPSGALVVAKSGGKYTSIQKAVDAASSGAVIFIQPGTYNEQVLIPANKGALTIYGYTADDQDYSKNQVTVTNSLGADVAGSNDASGTFRAKNDNLKVYNINIVNSRGKGIQAIALSAYGNQQGYYGIQAKGYQDTILSNQGKHYFHKSYVEGATDFIFGQKAIAWFEACTIAISGKGYITASGRDSSSNPSWYVINKATVKALSGVGDGQTFLGRPWRTFARVVVQNSNLGAVVNAAGWSKWGSNPTDNVVYQEYANTGKGASGTRVSFSKKISAAVKIGDVLGSTSWIDSKYTGGSAASSVSLELSAAVSAPAVAADAAPASTPTPTTLQTVVKASSTPVPQAAADDDCSGTPDGFASLNGGTTGGKGGEVVTVKTQADLEKYAGMSGKYVIKVSGKITIMPKGKEVKVSSDKTIVGIGATAEIDQGGFNVQNQKNIIFRNIKIGNTYVEGDDEGKTQDFDGIQMDNCTNIWIDHVHLEKGGDGLIDSRKDTTFLTVSWTILRNHNKAFGIGWTDNVNTEITIHHNYFDQTKQRNPSVDNVKHAHLYNNYLVGQTSYGHYARDKTEMRMENCYFEKVKNPIQLDASAKLSATGNVFEGTTGTTAKNAGTVFDPKTFYEYNLDAAADVPSVVAKGAGRQASICAA, encoded by the exons ATGCTTGCCTCTTCCCTTCTTTTGTTGTCGTCCCTGGTGGCCGGCGCATTCGGCGCGGCCCGGACATCCCCCCCTTCCGGCGCTCTGGTCGTCGCAAAGTCCGGGGGCAAGTACACCTCCATCCAAAAGGCTGTCGACGCCGCCAGCAGCGGCGCCGTCATCTTCATCCAGCCAGGCACCTACAACGAGCAGGTCCTGATCCCGGCCAACAAGGGCGCCCTCACCATCTACGGCTACACCGCCGACGACCAGGACTACTCCAAGAACCAGGTCACCGTCACCAACAGCCTCGGCGCCGACGTCGCCGGCAGCAACGACGCCTCCGGCACGTTCCGGGCTAAGAACGACAACCTCAAGGTCTACAACATCAACATTGTCAACTCGCGCGGCAAGGGCATCCAGGCCATCGCCCTGAGCGCCTACGGTAACCAGCAGGGGTACTACGGCATCCAGGCCAAGGGCTACCAGGACACCATCCTCTCCAACCAGGGCAAGCACTACTTCCACAAGTCGTACGTCGAGGGCGCCACCGACTTCATCTTCGGTCAAAAGGCCATTGCTTGGTTCGAGGCCTGCACCATCGCCATCAGCGGGAAGGGCTACATCACTGCCTCGGGCCGCGACTCTTCGAGCAACCCGTCCTGGTACGTCATCAACAAGGCCACCGTCAAGGCCCTCTCCGGCGTCGGCGACGGCCAGACCTTCCTCGGCCGGCCCTGGCGCACGTTCGCCCGCGTCGTCGTCCAAAACTCCAACCTCGGCGCCGTCGTCAACGCCGCGGGCTGGTCCAAGTGGGGGTCTAACCCGACCGACAACGTCGTCTACCAGGAGTACGCCAACACCGGCAAGGGCGCCAGCGGCACCCGCGTCAGCTTCTCCAAGAAGATCAGCGCCGCCGTGAAGATTGGCGATGTCCTCGGCTCCACATCTTGGATCGACTCAAAGTACACCGGCGGAAGCGCCGCCAGCTCCGTCTCACTGGAGTTATCTGCCGCCGTCTCCGCCCCTGCCGTGGCTGCCGATGCCGCGCCCGCTTCTACCCCTACGCCGACCACCCTTCAGACCGTCGTCAAGGCCTCCTCCACGCCCGTTCCCCAGGCCGCTGCGGACGATGACTGCAGCGGCACCCCCGACGGTTTCGCTTCCCTGAATGGCGGCACCACCGGCGGCAAGGGCGGCGAGGTCGTCACCGTCAAGACTCAGGCCGATCTCGAAAAGTACGCCGGTATGTCGGGCAAGTACGTCATCAAGGTCTCTGGCAAGATCACCATCATGCCCAAGGGCAAGGAAGTCAAGGTCTCGTCCGACAAGACCATTGTCGGCATCGGTGCGACTGCCGAGATTGACCAGGGCGGCTTCAACGTCCAGAACCAGAAGAACATCATCTTCCGCAATATCAAGATTG GCAACACCTATGTCGAAGGTGACGACGAGGGCAAGACCCAGGACTTTGACGGCATCCAGATGGACAACTGCACCAACATCTGGATCGACCACGTCCACCTCGAAAAGGGCGGCGACGGCCTCATCGACAGCCGCAAGGACACCACCTTCCTCACCGTCTCCTGGACCATCCTCCGCAACCACAACAAGGCCTTTGGCATTG GCTGGACCGACAACGTCAACACCGAAATCACAATCCACCACAACTACTTTGACCAAACCAAGCAACGCAACCCCTCGGTCGACAACGTCAAACACGCCCACCTCTACAACAACTACCTCGTCGGCCAGACCTCGTACGGCCACTACGCCCGCGACAAGACCGAGATGCGCATGGAGAACTGCTACTTCGAGAAAGTCAAGAACCCGATCCAGCTCGACGCCAGCGCCAAGCTCAGCGCCACGGGCAACGTCTTCGAGGGCACCACGGGCACCACGGCCAAGAACGCCGGCACCGTCTTCGATCCCAAGACGTTTTACGAGTATAACCTCGACGCCGCGGCTGATGTGCCGAGCGTTGTTGCAAAGGGGGCTGGGCGCCAGGCTAGCATTTGCGCTGCGTGA